From Psychroflexus torquis ATCC 700755, the proteins below share one genomic window:
- a CDS encoding amidohydrolase produces the protein MKILLTSLLLLCALNLFSQMDKQLLKDIESIEDQVIAWRHDFHKNPELSNREFETAKKIAEHLKSLGLKVQTEVAHTGVVATLKGDLLGKVVALRADIDALPVTERNDLPYKSEVITTFLGTETGVMHACGHDTHTAILMGVAEVLSKNKHLINGSVKFIFQPAEEGPPPGEQGGAKLMIKEGVLKNPEVDAIFGLHINSSTPVGTINYKPGGSMAAVERFVILVKGKGTHGSTPWTGVDPILISAKIIDGLQTIISREAKLVDKPAVITVGKITSGTRFNVIPETSEMIGTVRTLNPDMRAMVIKRMTEMVPAIAKAYGGDAEIEFQNNTAVTFNDLELTAQMLPTLQGIAGDDNVKLVKARTGGEDFSFYQEEIPGFYFFLGGMTLGNQTPYPHHTRDFEVDDAGMLLGVKTMSQLAIDYLITN, from the coding sequence ATGAAAATATTACTTACTAGTTTACTCCTTTTATGTGCCCTAAATCTATTTTCACAAATGGATAAGCAGCTTTTAAAAGACATTGAATCTATTGAAGATCAAGTCATCGCGTGGAGGCATGATTTTCATAAGAATCCTGAATTGTCTAACAGAGAATTTGAAACTGCTAAGAAAATTGCTGAACATTTAAAAAGTTTAGGATTGAAAGTACAAACGGAAGTGGCTCATACAGGTGTTGTTGCCACTCTTAAGGGCGATCTACTTGGAAAAGTGGTGGCTTTAAGAGCAGATATCGATGCTTTACCAGTCACAGAACGCAATGACTTACCTTATAAAAGCGAAGTGATAACCACATTTTTAGGAACTGAAACCGGGGTGATGCATGCGTGTGGACACGATACGCACACCGCTATTTTAATGGGAGTTGCTGAAGTCCTCTCAAAAAATAAACATCTGATAAACGGGAGTGTAAAATTTATTTTTCAACCTGCAGAAGAAGGTCCACCACCAGGAGAACAAGGAGGAGCTAAACTGATGATAAAAGAAGGAGTTTTAAAGAATCCCGAGGTAGATGCCATTTTTGGTCTTCATATTAATTCATCCACTCCTGTAGGAACCATAAACTATAAACCAGGAGGAAGTATGGCTGCTGTAGAACGTTTTGTCATTCTTGTAAAAGGAAAAGGAACTCACGGATCTACTCCATGGACAGGCGTAGATCCTATTTTAATCTCTGCAAAAATAATTGATGGTTTACAAACCATCATAAGTCGTGAAGCCAAATTAGTTGACAAGCCTGCCGTCATTACCGTTGGTAAAATCACTTCCGGAACCCGATTTAACGTTATACCAGAAACTTCAGAAATGATAGGCACTGTGAGAACATTAAATCCAGATATGAGAGCTATGGTCATAAAACGCATGACTGAAATGGTCCCTGCCATCGCCAAAGCGTATGGTGGAGATGCTGAGATAGAGTTTCAAAACAATACGGCTGTAACCTTCAACGATTTGGAATTGACAGCGCAAATGTTACCTACTCTTCAAGGTATCGCTGGTGATGATAATGTAAAGCTTGTAAAAGCTAGAACAGGTGGAGAGGATTTTTCTTTCTATCAAGAAGAAATTCCTGGATTTTACTTTTTCCTAGGCGGCATGACTCTAGGGAATCAAACCCCTTATCCTCATCACACCCGAGATTTTGAAGTGGATGATGCTGGTATGCTTTTAGGCGTAAAAACCATGTCTCAACTTGCTATCGATTACCTGATAACAAATTAA
- a CDS encoding DsrE family protein, protein MKLILLTCTLLISVLGISQTHLSLESYGPVYDIENPDFKVDLNQEFKAVFDVASISDSKENRNRKFETVARYLRLHQVKELENNSVKAALVIHGSAIFDLLTHEEYSKYHKQENLQNPNYDLLSTLTEHNIEIILCGQTSKHRSISKKGLHPDVKIALSAMSALIQLQNEGYALINF, encoded by the coding sequence ATGAAACTCATACTACTTACCTGCACGCTTTTAATATCTGTTTTAGGGATATCCCAAACTCATCTAAGTCTTGAATCGTATGGACCTGTTTACGACATTGAAAATCCAGATTTTAAAGTCGATCTCAATCAAGAATTCAAAGCCGTGTTTGATGTGGCCAGCATCTCGGACTCTAAAGAAAATCGAAATCGCAAATTTGAAACTGTAGCACGGTATTTAAGGCTTCATCAAGTAAAAGAATTAGAGAATAATTCAGTTAAAGCGGCTTTAGTGATTCATGGCTCCGCGATTTTTGACTTGCTCACTCATGAAGAATATTCCAAATACCACAAGCAGGAAAACCTTCAAAATCCTAATTATGATTTATTAAGTACTCTCACTGAACATAATATTGAAATTATCCTATGCGGACAAACTTCAAAACACAGATCAATCTCTAAAAAGGGATTACACCCTGATGTCAAAATTGCTTTATCAGCTATGTCTGCACTTATCCAACTTCAAAATGAAGGGTACGCCCTTATTAATTTTTAA
- the coaD gene encoding pantetheine-phosphate adenylyltransferase: MKRAVFPGSFDPITIGHYDIITRGLTLFDEIILAVGVNAEKKYMFTLEERRTFIEETFKDEPRIKVDTYKGLTVNYCKEINADFILRGLRNPADFEFEKAIAHTNRKLEKIETIFLLTSSGKSFISSSIVRDIIRNNGDYSGFVPDSVIVKS, translated from the coding sequence ATGAAACGTGCCGTTTTTCCAGGATCTTTCGATCCCATTACTATAGGCCATTACGATATCATCACGAGAGGGCTAACCCTTTTTGATGAAATTATACTAGCTGTTGGCGTTAACGCTGAAAAAAAATATATGTTCACACTTGAAGAACGCAGAACTTTTATTGAAGAAACATTTAAAGATGAACCCAGAATTAAAGTAGACACGTATAAAGGTCTGACTGTCAACTACTGTAAAGAAATAAATGCCGACTTTATCCTTCGGGGGTTAAGAAATCCTGCTGACTTTGAGTTTGAAAAAGCCATTGCTCACACCAATAGGAAACTCGAGAAAATTGAAACTATATTCTTACTCACTTCAAGCGGAAAAAGCTTTATCTCGTCTTCTATCGTTAGAGATATCATTAGAAATAATGGCGATTATTCCGGTTTTGTCCCAGATTCTGTTATCGTCAAATCTTAA
- a CDS encoding D-alanine--D-alanine ligase, whose amino-acid sequence MKKNIAVAMGGYSKEAEISLKSGEVVYKQLTKNENYRVYRAQILKNGWTIKTDIGEEIPIDKSNFSVVINGEPIHFDCVFNTIHGTPGEDGLFQGYLQTLEIPQTACDYYQAALTFNKRDCISVLRANGIKTAKNIYINKGDDINPSAIVEYIGLPCFVKANRAGSSYGISKVKHKDDILTALEHSFKEDDEVIIESFLDGTEVSVGVINIKGNIIALPVTEIISENEFFDFEAKYLGKSKEITPATISDSQTKDVKDQAVRIFKLLKLKGLTRSEFIFHNNEPHFLECNACPGLTEASILPQQAKAAGISLQDLFTNAVEVAIENFEI is encoded by the coding sequence ATGAAGAAAAACATTGCAGTTGCGATGGGAGGCTACTCTAAGGAAGCTGAAATTTCGCTGAAAAGTGGTGAAGTCGTTTATAAGCAGCTTACAAAAAATGAAAATTACAGGGTGTACAGAGCTCAAATCTTAAAAAATGGCTGGACCATAAAAACAGATATAGGGGAAGAAATCCCTATCGATAAATCCAATTTTTCCGTAGTTATAAATGGAGAACCGATTCACTTCGACTGTGTCTTTAATACGATTCATGGGACTCCAGGAGAAGATGGTCTCTTTCAAGGATATTTACAAACGCTTGAAATTCCACAAACGGCTTGCGACTACTACCAAGCAGCTCTTACTTTTAATAAACGCGATTGTATTTCTGTGCTTAGAGCTAATGGAATTAAAACTGCAAAAAATATATACATCAATAAGGGAGATGATATAAATCCCTCAGCAATAGTAGAATATATTGGCTTACCTTGTTTTGTGAAGGCTAATAGAGCAGGAAGTAGCTATGGCATATCAAAAGTGAAACATAAGGATGATATCCTAACGGCTTTAGAACACTCTTTTAAAGAAGATGATGAAGTTATTATTGAGTCTTTTCTAGACGGAACCGAAGTTAGTGTTGGCGTTATCAATATCAAAGGGAACATAATAGCGCTTCCTGTGACAGAGATTATCTCTGAAAATGAATTCTTTGACTTTGAAGCTAAATATTTAGGAAAATCTAAGGAGATCACACCCGCCACTATAAGTGACTCTCAAACTAAAGACGTAAAAGATCAAGCGGTGAGGATTTTTAAACTATTAAAACTTAAAGGCCTTACCAGATCCGAGTTTATTTTTCATAATAACGAACCTCACTTTTTGGAATGCAATGCTTGCCCTGGACTAACGGAAGCAAGTATTCTGCCTCAACAAGCTAAAGCAGCGGGAATTTCGCTTCAAGACTTATTTACCAATGCTGTAGAAGTTGCTATTGAAAATTTTGAAATTTAA
- a CDS encoding RluA family pseudouridine synthase: protein MNSTPKNLQVIFEDNHLIVINKRPGDIVQGDKTGDLPLSEVVKLYLKEKYNKPGEAYLGVVHRLDRPTSGVVVFSKTSKALSRLNKAFADRDTHKVYWAVVKNKPKPESARLVHYLKRNTKQNKSYAHIKPVEDSKEAVLSYQKIQSLDNYHVLEITLETGRHHQIRSQLSAIGCPIKGDLKYGFDRSNKNASIHLHSKKLTITHPVRKEDISFEAKLPDDVIWNSCKV, encoded by the coding sequence ATGAACTCAACGCCTAAAAACCTTCAAGTTATTTTTGAAGATAATCACCTTATCGTCATCAACAAACGGCCTGGCGATATTGTGCAAGGAGACAAGACTGGCGATCTGCCCTTAAGTGAAGTGGTAAAACTGTATTTAAAAGAGAAGTATAATAAACCTGGAGAGGCCTACTTAGGAGTCGTGCATCGGTTGGATAGACCAACGAGTGGTGTTGTGGTGTTTTCAAAAACCTCGAAAGCACTTTCAAGGTTAAATAAAGCTTTCGCCGATAGAGATACACACAAAGTCTATTGGGCTGTAGTCAAAAATAAACCTAAACCAGAGTCAGCTAGGCTGGTCCATTATCTCAAACGCAATACAAAGCAAAATAAATCCTATGCGCATATCAAACCTGTAGAAGATTCCAAAGAAGCTGTTCTCAGCTATCAAAAAATTCAATCTTTAGATAATTACCACGTGTTGGAAATCACTTTGGAAACTGGAAGACACCATCAAATAAGAAGTCAATTATCTGCTATAGGCTGTCCGATAAAAGGAGATTTAAAGTATGGATTTGACAGGAGCAATAAAAATGCTAGTATTCATCTTCACTCCAAAAAATTGACGATTACGCATCCCGTCCGCAAGGAGGATATCAGTTTTGAAGCTAAATTACCAGATGACGTCATATGGAACAGTTGCAAGGTCTAA
- a CDS encoding T9SS type A sorting domain-containing protein: MRYFYFIFFLLGSFISSAQGLTGEFTVGDLNSDYETFTQMIVDLQTEGVGDGGATFTIVPGTYSDILILESISGLSETSPLIITAEPDSVFFEIVGTSSSSDAAFTINALSYITFENLNIRDESDTGNELERGFSFVGSSSEGCSFNVVRDCFIFLGANGARPLTSTRGIRFVSNASSQEATNNDNLIDNVFIDNSGSGIQILASADFFGRVDFEDTNNQIINSSFGSITSLGHDLSSGSFGINALGNKDMLIQNNVFESITNLNSSPSLPVSTSAIVIDSGSGEISQNTINYVEYEGTIGSTYGMKVSTISGDSTVIANNKISGLVRSNFTASTTDPSLYLFGVWIFEQDGNVGLTRVLHNTIVLEREEAVSYPSAGIQLRTGSSGQPPAEVFNNIITNSISTEDEAYRSYAIVDGNSDRGFLVSDHNLLFADGVNGFLGSIGRRLGETEQFTNDLAEFIIFSETNENSVSFSPVFQDIDSNDFSISPDVINPLDYVVPRLEEIDLDVLGNLREDVETYLGAYEGTVFLTISNINSGGNLTVYPNPASRFISLELSGLSIDENTSMKIYNMNGQLVFDTLIKSENDLLNIEINSLSSGLYILRVNTESKLFTKRFVVE; the protein is encoded by the coding sequence ATGAGATATTTTTATTTTATTTTTTTCCTTTTAGGAAGTTTTATCTCTTCGGCACAGGGCTTAACAGGAGAATTTACAGTTGGAGATTTGAACTCTGACTATGAAACTTTTACTCAAATGATAGTTGATCTTCAAACCGAAGGTGTTGGAGATGGAGGGGCCACTTTTACGATAGTTCCAGGTACTTATTCCGATATATTGATCTTAGAGTCAATTTCTGGGCTTTCTGAGACTTCACCTTTAATTATTACAGCAGAACCAGATTCTGTTTTTTTTGAAATTGTTGGAACTTCATCTTCAAGTGATGCTGCCTTTACGATTAATGCTTTAAGCTACATCACGTTTGAGAATTTAAACATTAGAGATGAAAGTGATACTGGCAATGAATTAGAAAGAGGGTTTAGCTTTGTAGGATCCTCATCCGAAGGTTGCTCCTTTAATGTAGTAAGAGATTGTTTTATTTTTTTAGGTGCAAATGGGGCAAGACCCTTAACTTCAACACGAGGAATTCGCTTTGTCTCTAATGCAAGTAGCCAAGAAGCTACTAATAATGATAACCTTATTGATAATGTTTTTATAGATAATTCTGGTAGTGGTATTCAAATTTTAGCCTCTGCAGACTTTTTCGGTAGAGTTGATTTTGAGGATACAAATAATCAAATTATAAATAGTTCATTTGGAAGTATTACAAGCTTAGGACACGACTTAAGTAGTGGTTCTTTTGGGATTAATGCTTTAGGAAATAAAGATATGTTAATTCAAAATAACGTTTTTGAAAGTATTACCAACTTAAATTCTTCTCCATCTTTACCAGTGAGCACAAGCGCTATAGTTATTGACTCAGGCTCAGGAGAAATCAGTCAGAATACAATAAACTATGTGGAATATGAAGGAACTATTGGCTCTACTTATGGAATGAAAGTGAGTACTATTTCTGGAGATTCAACTGTAATTGCCAATAATAAAATTTCTGGACTTGTGAGGAGTAATTTCACGGCTTCAACAACAGACCCTAGTTTATACTTATTTGGAGTTTGGATTTTTGAACAAGATGGTAACGTAGGTTTAACAAGGGTATTGCATAACACTATAGTATTGGAACGAGAAGAGGCCGTGAGCTATCCTTCTGCTGGGATACAGTTAAGAACCGGATCTTCTGGTCAACCTCCAGCAGAAGTGTTCAATAATATTATTACAAATTCTATTTCAACAGAAGATGAAGCGTATAGGTCTTATGCTATAGTAGACGGGAATAGTGATAGAGGCTTTTTGGTATCAGATCACAACCTTTTATTTGCTGACGGTGTGAATGGTTTTCTAGGTAGTATCGGTCGTCGATTGGGAGAGACTGAGCAATTCACAAATGACCTAGCAGAATTTATTATCTTTTCTGAAACCAATGAAAATAGCGTCAGCTTTTCTCCTGTATTTCAAGATATAGACTCAAATGATTTTAGTATTTCACCTGATGTAATTAATCCTTTAGACTATGTTGTCCCTAGATTAGAAGAAATCGACTTGGATGTATTGGGTAATCTTAGAGAGGATGTAGAGACTTATCTTGGTGCTTATGAAGGAACTGTTTTCTTAACAATTTCTAACATAAATTCAGGTGGTAACCTAACAGTTTACCCTAACCCAGCTTCTCGTTTTATTTCTTTAGAATTATCTGGATTATCTATAGATGAAAACACATCTATGAAAATATATAATATGAACGGTCAGTTAGTTTTTGACACTTTAATCAAAAGTGAAAATGACTTATTAAATATCGAAATCAATAGTCTAAGCTCAGGACTTTATATTTTAAGAGTAAACACCGAGTCAAAATTATTTACTAAAAGATTTGTAGTGGAGTAA
- a CDS encoding acyl-CoA carboxylase subunit beta, translated as MDIKFNKNEDHNKLLVSDLRNRFAKVSLGGGEKKIEKHHSKGKMTARERIDFLLDDAKDSIEIGAFAGDGMYADHGGCPGGGVVVKIGKVSDKKVIVVANDATVKAGAWFPITGKKNLRAQEISIENRLPIIYLVDSAGVYLPMQDEIFPDKEHFGRIFRNNAVMSSMGITQISAVMGSCVAGGAYLPIMSDEAMIVDKTGSIFLAGSYLVKAAIGESVDNETLGGATTHCEISGVTDYKAKDDKDALTKIKRIVDKIGDFDKAGFNRKTSKKPKLDPKEIYGLLPAKRSDQYDMMPIIERLVDDSEFDEYKAGFGQTIITGYARIDGWAVGIVANQRKLVKTKSGEMQFGGVIYSDSADKATRFIANCNQKKIPLVFVQDVTGFMVGSKSEHGGIIKDGAKMVNAVSNSVVPKFTVIIGNSYGAGNYAMCGKAYDPRLIFAWPSAELAVMSGNSAAKVLLSIETSRLKAKGEEITEEKEKELYDKIKNDYDTQTSPYYAAARLWTDAVIEPLDTRKWISNGIEIANHSPITKDFNLGVIQT; from the coding sequence ATGGATATAAAATTTAATAAAAACGAAGATCATAATAAACTTTTAGTTTCTGACTTAAGAAACAGATTTGCGAAAGTAAGTTTGGGTGGTGGAGAGAAAAAGATAGAAAAGCACCACAGTAAAGGAAAGATGACTGCTAGAGAACGGATAGATTTTCTTCTTGATGATGCTAAAGACTCCATTGAAATAGGAGCCTTTGCAGGAGATGGAATGTATGCAGATCATGGCGGTTGTCCCGGTGGAGGCGTTGTCGTTAAAATTGGTAAAGTGTCGGACAAAAAGGTTATTGTTGTCGCCAACGATGCAACGGTAAAAGCAGGCGCTTGGTTTCCTATCACAGGAAAAAAGAATTTGAGAGCTCAAGAAATCTCTATTGAAAATAGACTTCCTATTATATATTTAGTAGATAGCGCAGGAGTTTACCTACCCATGCAGGATGAAATTTTTCCAGACAAAGAGCATTTTGGAAGAATCTTTAGGAACAATGCTGTAATGAGTAGTATGGGAATCACGCAAATCTCTGCGGTGATGGGAAGCTGTGTTGCTGGCGGCGCGTATTTACCTATTATGAGCGATGAAGCGATGATTGTAGATAAAACAGGCAGTATTTTCTTGGCCGGGAGTTATCTTGTAAAAGCAGCTATAGGTGAAAGTGTTGATAACGAAACCTTAGGTGGAGCAACTACACATTGCGAAATTAGTGGAGTTACCGATTACAAAGCTAAAGATGACAAGGATGCCCTTACAAAGATCAAGAGAATAGTTGATAAAATTGGTGATTTCGATAAAGCTGGTTTTAACCGAAAAACATCCAAAAAACCAAAATTAGATCCCAAAGAAATCTATGGTTTACTTCCTGCTAAAAGAAGTGACCAATACGATATGATGCCTATCATAGAACGTCTTGTAGACGATTCAGAATTCGATGAGTATAAGGCTGGCTTCGGCCAAACTATCATCACAGGATATGCCAGAATTGACGGCTGGGCTGTGGGTATTGTTGCTAACCAAAGGAAGCTAGTAAAAACTAAAAGTGGGGAGATGCAATTTGGAGGTGTGATCTATAGCGATTCTGCTGACAAGGCTACACGATTTATAGCCAATTGTAATCAGAAAAAAATACCCCTTGTATTTGTCCAAGATGTCACTGGATTTATGGTAGGGAGCAAAAGTGAACATGGAGGAATTATAAAAGATGGTGCCAAAATGGTAAATGCAGTCAGTAATTCTGTGGTACCAAAATTTACAGTCATCATCGGAAATTCTTATGGTGCGGGAAATTATGCCATGTGTGGAAAAGCCTATGATCCAAGATTAATTTTTGCTTGGCCAAGTGCAGAATTGGCTGTTATGAGTGGAAACTCTGCCGCTAAAGTCCTGTTATCTATCGAGACCTCTCGACTAAAAGCTAAAGGAGAGGAAATTACCGAAGAGAAAGAAAAGGAACTTTACGATAAAATTAAAAATGATTACGATACCCAAACGAGTCCATATTATGCTGCGGCAAGACTTTGGACAGATGCCGTTATTGAACCTTTAGACACTAGAAAGTGGATTTCAAATGGAATAGAAATCGCCAACCACTCCCCTATTACTAAAGATTTTAATTTAGGAGTGATTCAAACTTAA